CTGAAGATTTTATCTTGAAATTAGAATTTCGTCTTGAAAATAATAATTCAGGTATCCAATTTCGCAGTGAAAAACGACCGGACTATGACATTTGGGGTTATCAAGCGGATATAGATGAAAGTGGCGAATGGACAGGTTGCTTATTCCAGCATGACCGTTGGGCTGTTGTTAAACGCGGTTATAAAGCATGGATTGATAAAGATGGAACCCGAAAAGAGGAGCCCATTGGTGACCCGAAAGAATTATTATCGGCTGTAAAATTCAAAGATTGGAATGAATATGAAATAAGAGCGATAGGAAATCATATAGAACTTTTTATTAATGGAACAAAGATGTGCGAAGTTTTTGATGATGATAAACAATATTCCCGTCGAAAAGGATATATTGCTTTGCAAATGCATCCGGGACCTTCTATGAAAGTTCAATTTCGTAATATCCGTATCAAAATCGTCAAGGAATAATTTGAATATCTATAGTACATAGGCAACACATATCTTTTAGCATTTTCACAATACGACGAAGACTATCAAAAATATGCATGAGGAAGAAGAGAGAATATCTACGAATTTAACATACACTACTTCTCTTCTTTGTAGACGGTAAATTAGTGAATAATTATAACCACGAATTCCCACGAATAGACACGAATAAAAAAGAATGGTAAAAATCTATCATGCATTATTTTATTCGATGTAGATAAACTGTCCCCGCTGCTGGTATTTTTTTTGCCCTCTATCCTTCCATTTTTGACATACAAACCCTGCAGAGATGAAAAATCTTTCTATTCTACCCCTTTGTGTTCTCTGTGATTAATTATTTTTACAACGAAATAGGGGCATGGCATGCCGTACCCCTACGATTGAAAAAGAATATATAAATCTGTTGTTTATGTCTATTTATGCTCTATAGAAAATCATTAAATTAGATTACAAAATCAATTTGATTTGCATTAATAATAAAAATAAGAGGAAATCTCTTTCGAAATTTCCTCTTATTTAACAAATTATAAATATTTTCGCTGTCTTAAATAATTACTTTCTTCTGCGACGAAGAACCAAAACACCGCCTGCGGAGCAAAGTGTTGTAATAACTGCAAGGCCAATGCCACCTGCTACAGGAATTGTTCCTTCGGGAAGTATCTGAACAGTTACTGTTGCCGATGCATAGATACCTTTCGAACTATCTGTTACTACACACTGATATGCACCTGCATCTGCAGTGGTTACATCACGAATAACTAACTGGTTCCCTGTAGCGCCATCAATATCTTCACCATTTTTTGTCCATTGGATTGAATATGGGGCTACTAAATCTTTTAGTTCAACACGCAAATCAATTGTTCCACCTTCTTCTACTTTGATTGTTCCACTCGGATAAATTGTTACTTTATCACTCGAAGGAGGCACATAGCCCGGATAAATCGACGGGTCTAATACTGCTGCGATAAAAGTATCACCAGGACCTTTCACACCAGCAAATTCTTGGTATTCTTCAAAATTGGTATAGCCATCACCGTCTGCATCACCATCTTTGGCTAAGAATTCAGGTAATCTTTCATAGTTATTTGGGTCACGCTCAATATCATTTACAAGGCAAGAACCCTGACTTATCACATCACAAAGAGCCAATAAACCTGCTACTGTTGCAACTGTGTTTGCACTTGGGTCATCTCCCACGGTTGCATACCCAGCTAATACCATAAGTAAATTACGGAATAAAGTTACGATATCCTGAGGGTTTACACATCCCGGTGGATTATCAGGAGTGGTACATAATGGCGGAACTTGAGGATAATAACCTCGGAGAACATTCCATAAGGAGGGTAACAAAACCGTCAAGAAATTATGCATCCCATCTGTATAAAGTTTCTGATAGTTTGCATTGTATGCAGCAATTACATCTGTCGGGTTAACACCAGGTTGTACCTGTCCTGGCAGTGTACCTGAAGCCAAATTAGCATATTTAGTTGGATTTTGAACCAATTCTTTGATGATACGAAGTTCGTAGTTTCCATCTAACATGCCATTAGGTGTGGGCATGTCATCTACGATACCGCCGTTAAGGTCCGCTATATCACACTGGATCATGGTTAACAACGCGGCATCCTCGCCCAGTAATTCTACTAACCAAGCAAATTTTGTCGTGACTAAATTATACGCACCATCCATTAAAGTACAGAAGTTAACTTCACTTGGGTTAGGGGGCGGTTGAACCGCATAACTTTGAGCACTCAGCCCAACAACTAAACCTACGAGCAACAGCATTGATAAAGATTTTTGTTTTAACATAGTTTACTCCTCCCTAAAGGTTAGGGGTTTATAGTTATATTTAATTTTGTAAAACACCTCAAGACTACCTACAGCCTTGACACATATAAACTATATCATAAAAAAAATAAAAAGTCAAGTCAAAAAGTATATTTTTTTAAAATTTTTTATTCCCTGATACAAAGTTCAATTTTTAAAGATTTTTATTTGATTTCGATTTTATTTTTGAGTTTCAAAAAAGGTATAATATTTTCAGATATATGGTTCATGACCATACAAAAATTTTGTGTTTACTAAATGAAAATAAAATTAAACCCTGTGAAAAGGTAGTGGAAAGGAAAAGATATTTTTCGAGGGGTTCTGAAATATATGTATAAGGATAAGAAAGCACACCTGAAAAAGAGGTTGTGTTCTTTATATTTTTTGCAATTCAATGCATATTTTATGTCATTGTGTTCATTGCGTTTAATAGCAGAAACTCCATAATCCTATGCAGGGTATAAGTTTCTGTAA
This Candidatus Hydrogenedens sp. DNA region includes the following protein-coding sequences:
- a CDS encoding DUF1080 domain-containing protein — protein: MYILLMMALLFQNFISAPDTPKEGGFVSIFDGKTLKGWEGLEGWWWVEDGAITSKSTTQKPCEKAHYLYWMGGQPEDFILKLEFRLENNNSGIQFRSEKRPDYDIWGYQADIDESGEWTGCLFQHDRWAVVKRGYKAWIDKDGTRKEEPIGDPKELLSAVKFKDWNEYEIRAIGNHIELFINGTKMCEVFDDDKQYSRRKGYIALQMHPGPSMKVQFRNIRIKIVKE
- a CDS encoding immunoglobulin domain-containing protein, with translation MLKQKSLSMLLLVGLVVGLSAQSYAVQPPPNPSEVNFCTLMDGAYNLVTTKFAWLVELLGEDAALLTMIQCDIADLNGGIVDDMPTPNGMLDGNYELRIIKELVQNPTKYANLASGTLPGQVQPGVNPTDVIAAYNANYQKLYTDGMHNFLTVLLPSLWNVLRGYYPQVPPLCTTPDNPPGCVNPQDIVTLFRNLLMVLAGYATVGDDPSANTVATVAGLLALCDVISQGSCLVNDIERDPNNYERLPEFLAKDGDADGDGYTNFEEYQEFAGVKGPGDTFIAAVLDPSIYPGYVPPSSDKVTIYPSGTIKVEEGGTIDLRVELKDLVAPYSIQWTKNGEDIDGATGNQLVIRDVTTADAGAYQCVVTDSSKGIYASATVTVQILPEGTIPVAGGIGLAVITTLCSAGGVLVLRRRRK